One window of Channa argus isolate prfri chromosome 4, Channa argus male v1.0, whole genome shotgun sequence genomic DNA carries:
- the wu:fa25f02 gene encoding uncharacterized protein C11orf24, whose protein sequence is MSMYNSPLQLSLSVCLQVLCLLLLLTDSFCSKASKDAPVKVLMHLNSTKANCSNACGDDGVSENAKAKDSSVTTTTLQKNLSSFLDLNQISKRTPFPPDTNKLSPLNSSFSRIQTSTNHTFNDPTASLFPPKEVGNHPSPSSASKQQPESPHTQLSSPETDMQHTTLYPFINTGSPSQAPHAGSLTSTRTVSSSTTQHVRNKYITSVLVTSTVTNVYIPTSTMTLTTTAPPPPHPPTTAKSTTLMKGSTVFTTTRTTGTKMSSPSSSFSASPQPDAPSTEMPLIQAPSLPTRPANRTITPVSHPAGTRVAMVEVAGGALTRELVDTTSLLAVLLFGLLFFLVTVSVFVSQAYESYRRKDYTQVDYLINGMYSDSGV, encoded by the exons ATGTCCATGTATAACTCACCACTGCAGCTTAGTCTTTCAGTGTGTCTTCAAGTCCTCtgcctgctgctcctcctcactGACTCCTTCTGCTCCAAAGCATCTAAAGATGCCCCAGTAAAAGTCTTAATGCACCTCAACTCGACAAAAGCTAACTGCTCCAATGCAT GTGGTGATGATGGTGTCAGTGAAAATGCCAAAGCTAAGGATTCCTCAGTGacgaccactacactacagaagaATCTGTCCTCTTTCTTAGATCTCAACCAAATTAGCAAGCGGACACCGTTCCCTCCTGATACAAATAAGCTTTCGCCCCTCAACTCATCTTTCTCCCGCATCCAAACCTCAACCAACCACACATTCAATGACCCTACAGCATCTTTGTTCCCACCCAAAGAAGTTGGAAACCATCCTTCACCATCCTCAGCATCCAAACAGCAGCCAGAATCACCACACACTCAGCTTTCATCACCAGAGACAGACATGCAGCACACAACCCTTTATCCTTTTATTAACACAGGCTCACCCAGTCAAGCTCCTCATGCTGGTTCCTTGACTAGCACTCGTACTGTTTCTTCCAGCACTACACAGCATGTTAGGAATAAATACATAACCTCTGTATTGGTGACTTCAACAGTTACAAATGTATATATACCAACCTCTACAATGACACTAACAACAACAGCACCACCCCCACCACACCCTCCAACAACTGCAAAATCAACTACACTTATGAAGGGTAGCACAGTGTTTACTACCACTAGAACCACAGGTACAAAGATGTcttctccatcatcatcattttctgcCTCACCTCAGCCAGATGCCCCAAGTACTGAGATGCCACTAATTCAGGCCCCCTCTTTACCCACAAGGCCTGCAAACAGGACTATTACTCCTGTCAGTCATCCTGCAGGAACAAGAGTTGCCATGGTAGAAGTAGCAGGAGGTGCACTGACCAGGGAGCTGGTGGACACAACGTCTTTACTGGCTGTCCTGCTCTTTggcctgcttttctttttggtcactgtgtctgtgtttgtctcacaAGCTTATGAGAGCTATAGACGGAAGGACTATACACAGGTGGACTACCTGATCAATGGCATGTACTCAGACTCAGGGGTGTGA